The Ketobacter alkanivorans genome includes the window GTTTGCCGGGTTTGTTGGGTTCAGAGTGGCTTCTTTGTAGCTGTATTCCTCATGGGATTCTTGTAGTTTCTTGATGTATTGGGCGGCCGCGTAGGCGGGCACTGTTTGTGGAATAAAGCTGCGACGCTGCTGAACTTTAAGTAGCGGCTTTACTTCGTTTACCGTATAGGCCCTTACCGCGATGGCACTTTCCATCATGATGCGCGCCATATCCAGCACTTCTTCGCGCGCGTTTTGCTGCAGTATTTTGTTGCTCACAAAGCCAGAAACCAACAGGCCGATTAGGGTGATGCCGAACAGTACCAAGTTGAACTTTAAGCGTAATCCCATGGGTTACTCCGTGTTATCTAGCGTGCGCCAACGAGTTGATTGCAGGTCTTCCATGTGGCAAAGGCCTGGGGAAAGTGAGCAACAGAGAGAGTGTGCGTTCGGGCTTCGGACACAGGCCAAGTTGGCCAGAAGCCTAAGACTACCTTGACGTTGTCAGCTGTCATAAGTGCATCAGTGAGGGTTTTTTTCTTTTTGGAAATGGTGATATTAGTGTCTTTTACCAAGGTTTCCAATTGGATGTGGGTGCCGTTATCAAGGAACAGGCCGGTATCTTTGTAGCTTAGATCGATGTCCGATTTGGTATGAATCATCCAGTTGGCTTGGGTTAGTTGTAGAAACAGGATGGTCTTGCCGGCACCGTCTTCCATTTTGACCGGGATCGTTCTGAGTTCGCAGTCAGTTTGGTTGCTGGAGAGTAGCCATGTATTTTGTATGGTTATGGGCAGTTGATCCAAGGTGAATTCAAGTGGCGCAGTGGGGGCTGGAGCAGGGGCCGGTTGTTCAGTTTCGACATTGGGCTTGGTTGTTATGGCTGGTTTCACTGCTGGGGTCTGTGCTTTGGGTACTGACGCTGTCTGTGGTGGGCGTGAAGGGGCACGTAATGGCGTGCTTGGGTTAAGTGGCAGCTTTTCTTTTTTCGGTGCGACTGTTTTGGGGGCTGGTGCCTGGGGCGGTGTTGCCGCGTTGTTCTGGGCAGCCTGATCCTGTTTGAGTACTTCCTCAAAGGGGATGGCTTTGGGCTCTGGTGTGATCTCGGCGGTGGGTTTCGCTTCGGGCGCGCTGGCGTGTTCGTCTACCGCGGGCTCCGCTGGGGTGTCCAGCGCCGGTTGAGCTGACGACGGTGTGTTGTAGGCGCAGCCTTGCAGCAACGAGATACAAAGGGCAAGTGGAAGCGCTATCGCTGTTAGAGCGGGCTTGATAACCAGGTTCATGGGTTTGGTCCGATGAAAGCAAATGGCGAATGGGAATGTGTATTGTTGATATATAGTGGCTAATTAGGTGGAATTTGTAAAACGTAAAAATGCACATTAGAAATATTACTGTCTACAGCAATCCTTCTCGTTTTACTTCGAAATACTTGTTAATCAGTGCCACGGGCATCATTTTTGGGGTGCTGTTCACCGTGTGTAGCCCGGAATGATTGAATTCTTTGGTAATGGCGTGCCGACGCTCCATATACAGCTTGGTGCCGGTGTAACGCAGGGCGTCCTGGAAGCCATTGATAGGTTTGTCTAAAAGATCGTGTAGCTCAGGTTCTTCCAGGTTGGCGACCATGACCAGGTGCTTTTTCTGCAGCAGGGACAGGGCCGGCTTCAGGTCGTCGGCATTTTCATCCCGTATGTTGGAGAGCACAACGACCAAGGCCCGTTTGTTATGTCGGGTCATAATGGATCGAATGGCGCTGTTGTAGTCGCTGGCGCGGGTGCTGGGGCTTATGTCGTAGACGCAATTGAGTATTTTGGAGAGGTTGGCTACGCCTTTTACCGGTTTTAGCCAGCGCTCGTCACCCCCAAAGCTCATCAAACCGACAGCGTCGCCCTGTTTGAGGGCGGCATAACTCATCAGTAACATCGCGTTCAAGGCGTGATCAAGGTGGCTGTGGTCGCCGTCCTTTGAGCGCATACGGCGACCACAATCGATCAGAAACAGGATCTGCTGATCTTTTTCATCCTGATATTCTTTGGATATTAGCTTGCGCTGGCGCGCGGTGGCGTTCCAGTCGATCTGGCGCAGGCTGTCCCCTTGGCGGAATTCTCGCAGTTGTTGGAACTCCATGCCTTCTCCGCGGCGCTGTTGTAAGCGGATACCCAGTTGGGCTGACTGTTGTTCCATGGACATCATGGCGTAGTTGGAGACGGCGGCGAAGTTGGGGAATACTTTGACGCTGCTGGGTTCGCCCACCAGCAGGCGACGCTGCCAGAACCCCAAGGGAGAGTGCAACAGTAGATCTGTGCTGCCGAAGTGATGATTGCCCCGTTCTTTAGCTCTTACCCGGTAGCGGAACTCTGTACCTTGTCTGGGGATCAGTAGACCTTTTTGATGGGCGTGTTCAGCCTCGCAGTGGGAGGGATGGTGGTCGAACACTTCGAGCCTGACCGCTCGGCGATAGCGGTGAAGCAGCCGAAGTTCAACGTCTGACCATACCCCCAGCGCCAGAGATTCACTGTGCTGACGCAGCACGCTAGGGGGCACCATGCGCAGTAACGCCACCGTATCGAATATTAGCAGGAAGGCGAGGGTGGCCCCTGATATTTGCCAGATGCGCTCAATCTGATGTTGCCACGCAACCGCGTCCCAGTCAGTAGGCATTATCTCTTTAGGCAGCCACATGCTCAGTGCGGCTGCAAACCCCATCAGGGCCCAACCACAGGCAAACCAGAATAGTCGATGTGTCGGTCTCATGGGTTACAGCCGGGGTGCTTCGACTTCCTGCAGCAACTGCTGCAGAGCCTGATCCACTTGCAATCCTTCGATTTCCATTTCAGCGGTCAGTGCCACACGGTGCCGCATAACCGGCAGGGCCATGACTTTTACGTCATCCGGCGTCACAAAGTGGTTGCCCTGTAACAGTGCATTGGCACGGGCGGCGCGGATCAGGGCAATGCTGGCTCGTGGGCCTGCTCCGTGGGCAAAGCTGTGCCATTGGCGTGAACTGCGAGCTATGCGTACGGCGTAGTCGAACACGGCATCATCCACCTGGATGTTGGCGGTGACCTGCTGGAGTTTAGGAATGTCGGAGGCATTCACTACCGGTTCGATGGCGGATACGCTCAGGGTATCTTGCACTTGTCCGGTGGTAACCTGTTTCACTAGGTTCTGCTCTTCGTCTTCATTGGGGTAATCGATCAGCACTTTCAGCATAAATCGATCCAGTTCTGCTTCTGGCAGCGGGTAGGTGCCTTCCTGCTCGATGGGGTTCTGGGTAGCCAGCACCATGAAGGGGGAAAGTGCAGGGAAGGGCTTGCCTTCGATGGTGATTTGCTTTTCTTGCATGACTTCCAGCAGGGCGGATTGGGTCTTGGCCGGGGCGCGATTGATTTCATCCGCCAGCAGCAGGTTGCAGAAGGCAGGCCCTTTACGGATTTTAAACTGTTCGGTTTTCATGTCGTAGAGCGCGTGGCCGGTGACATCAGAGGGCATTAGATCCGGTGTGAACTGGATGCGGCCAAACTGCCCGTGAAAGCATTTGGCGAGGGCTTTTACCAGCAGTGTTTTGCCCAGGCCAGGTACGCCTTCTACCAGTACGTGGCCGGAGGCAAGCATGGCGATCAACACCTGATCGATAACCTGTTGTTGCCCAACCACCACCCGTGCAATCTGCTCGCGCATGCGCTGTACCAGCTGGATGGCATCATTGAGTGTGATTGACTGGGTTGGCTCCGTCATAGTGCGTTCCTTATGATTTGTAATTGCGAAATCAGTTCCATCCAGGGGTGCTCCCGATGAGGGGACGGCTGGGTCATGGATTCTTGTATCTGCTGTTGGTTGAGTTTGCAGCGCTGGGTCAGCAGCTCGAGCCATTCGGCCTGATTTTGTGAGTAGGACAGATTGTGGTGTCGGCTCATTATCTGCTGAATATCCTGGCGTAGTTGATCCACCATGGTTTGACCCTGATGGTGATTCCAATCAAAGCGGGTAGCGGCTTCTATGTGTTCCAACCATTGTCGGTGCTCATTGCTGGGTTCTGGAATCAGTGGGCCAAAGCGCACCCAGCGCCGCCATCCCCAGATCAGAATCGTAAAGCCCAAACCAATTAGTAGATAAGGTGCAGTACGCCAGAGAATACCCAAGAGGTTTTCGCTTTCGTTGCTGCTGACAAACCAGATGATGTCGTCCTGCTTGACCAGTTGCCACAGTAGAAAGGCATGATCGTAGTCACCGATGCGGTCGTTATGCCAGATGGTGGGATCCATCAATACAGTGAGCTTTCCGGCTCCAACCTGATATTGCAAAAGTGCATTGGGCCAGCTTTCGCCAGTGCGAATGGCTTCGTCATATTCGTCGTCCAGTGTATAGCCACCCAGCGATTCGATCAGCAGAATGTCTTGGTTCCAAGTCACCTCAAACAAATCGTCGTAGTCGATAAATGCGCAGCTTTGGCCTGCCTCCGACTCTTCTGTCTGTTCAGTTACAGATTCAGTGTCGGTGGATTCTAGGGCGGCAGATTCGTTAACGCTTTCAGGCATTTCGTCGAATGCTGCGTCTTCTGGATATTCTTCTTCGTAATCATCATCGTACTCTTCTTCCTGGTAATAGAAACGTATGCCAAAGCTGTCGAGGAAAGGGTCTGCGGATTCTGAATCGAAATCCCATTCTTCCTGGGCGGTGACGATAAGGTGGCCGCCACCGTGCATCCAGTCCATCAGTTTTTGCCGGGTGGCAGGATTCCCGATGGTGCTGGAGTTAAACAGTACCAGTGCGTCGTAGGGCTTTAGTTTTTCTAATACCGGATGCAGGTTGAAAGAGCGATGAGATTCCTTTTGCTGCTGATCTAGCAGAGCTTGCGCCGCGTACCAAGGGTTGAGGATAACATCGACGGTGGCCCCGTCATCCACGTGACGGGTGTAACGTTCAATGTTTGAGGCTATCCAAGCTATACCCGCGCCTAGGATCAGCAGTGCTACAGCGATGATGGCCAGGCTGCGCTTATTCATGAAGATGAGCCCCCGGTACTGGAATCATCAAAAAAGCTGGGCCAGGTGGAGCAGAGATTGGCAAACTCATCGTCGCTGATGTGGTTGTGCGCATAGGCTAGGTTGATCCAATGCCCGGTGAGGCGCTGGAAAAAATGCCCACGCTGTTGCGGTTCCTGTTGCAGGCAAAGTCGCAAGCATTCCTGTTCGGTATGGCTGCTATTAAGGGGCAGGTGCCGTTCATGAACGAGGAAGGTGAGCGCAGCCCTGTAGAGCAGGCTCAATGCCTGGCGAAACTGTTGCTGTTGCCACAGCGACTGGGCTGCAGCAATCACATCCGCTGGCAAAGTGTCCTGATTCAGTTCCAGCCCGAATAGATGGCTTGGCGGTGCCGGGTGTTCCTTACGGCTAGCGTTAATGTTAGGTACACGCAGGTGACGGAAGCGGTAGATGAGGTATGCAAAAACGGCGATTACCAACCCCCACATGAGTACTTCCAGCACGCTGATAATCATCGTGGCGTAGGGGCTTATATCCCCCAGAAATTGGGTGCCTTCCAGAAAATCGACCACCCACTTGCCCAATTTGCTCCAGAAGCTTTCCATGTCTTCGTCTGCTTCTGGCGTCGGTGTGTCTTTCCAGCGCCAACCCGCATCCTCCCGCATTTGATGAAATTCGTCTCCCTCCAGGATGTCAAAAATCATCTGCTGGGTTTCATCACGGGAAAGTTCTGCCTGGGCCGGTTGCGGTGCAGTTGTCAGCGATAGCGTGAGAAAGGCAGCCAACACAAGGCCGATCGCTTTGCTGCCTTTGGCCAGGTGATCATTGCTTAACTGGCGGAACGTGAGCTCGATATCCCAGGCTTCAAGCCAGGTGCGGCGATTGATGTACAGCATAAACCCACCGCAAACATAAAATGGTGATGCCAGTGCCATGGCAACAAAACCAGCCCAGGTTATGGTGGGGAACAGCATGGGGCTGGATAGCAGCATATCAAGGTCAAAATCGATATCCATTTCCATGGGTATGAACATCCAGGCCAGACTGAAAATCGCGATGATAAAGAGGCTTTCGAGGCTGTTGCCTACCACGGTCAGCCATAAGCCGGATGAACCTGCGCCTCGGTGTAAGGTGGCAAGCCGTTGGCTGCGTCGCTGGCCGTGCAATTGCTCCAATTCACCGACGGGCATATTGAGTGATCGTGAAAGGGATAAGCGTTGCAGTACCAGTTTGGAAAACCATTGGTGCAGCGCGATGTTAAAAGTCTGTTTCAGCGTGTCCTGCCAGCGAGCATTGTCGTCAAATAGCTTTTCGGATATGTAGCGCAGTTGAATGGACTCAAATAGCGGTTTTAGCCACCAGATCAGCAACAGTGACCAGAGCGGTTGATTGAAGAAAAGGGCGTAGCTCAGGCAGATCACCGGCAGTGCAGGAATCAGCCACAGCAAAAGAAGCGGTTTTAACCATTGGCGGGCCATGACAAAGCCCAGGTCTACGGCTTCGTAAGGATTGCGAGGGCGCACCTGCACGCTGATTTTACTCAGATCCACGGTGCGCTCCTCGGTTGAGGCCGGTATAGCCGAGGCTGAGATAAGACAACACCAGCAGCCAGAAGCTGCCTCCGGCTATGTATTTTGCGGAGTTGGACAGATAGCTGCTGGAAGACCAGAACGCTTCCACAAATGCAGCAATCAGCAGCAGGAAGAAGACGCCATACACCAGCGACATGGCTTCGCGCGCGGCTTTGATGAGGGATTGCTTGCGAGTGAGTCTGCCGGGGCACAGTAACCCATACCCCAGTTTGAGGCCTGCAGCACCGGCAATGGCAATACCGGTAAGTTCAAACGCACCATGGCCGATAACAAACGGAAAAAAGGTATCGGTGAAGCCCATATCGGTGAGGTAGCCCATAACAGCACCCAGTACGATGCCGTTGTACAACAGATTAAACAGGGCACCGATGCCTAAGACAAAGCCGCTGGCGAAAGTCTGAAAGCCAATGCCAATGTTGTTCTTGATATAAAAGCCGAACATGCTGAAGTCGTCCGCTGCGCTCCTTTGTTCCTGCATGAAAGCCTTGTTTGCAGGGTCATACATCTCGGTGAAATCACGCACAGCGCCTTCTGGGTACACGCTATAAATCAGGCTTGGATCGTAATAGGTCAGGGCGGCCATGATCAGCAGTGAGCCAAAAAACAGTAAACTGGACGCCCATATAAAGGTAAATTCACGACGCACTGTGGCGGGGAAGCCCACCAGAATGAAGTGCACGATGTTATACAGAATATTATTGTGGCTTTGATAAAGCTGTTGGTGTCCGCGCAGGGCCAGTTGGTTGAGTCGATCGATCAGGTAGGGGCTGTATTGCCGCTCTTGTGCCAGTGCTAGATGGTGGCACACCTGTCGATACTGATCTGCAAAACCGGTGACATTGGCTTTCTTTCTCAGCTGTTTGAACTGTTCCAACTCGTCCAGTGTGGTTTCAAATGCTTGCCAAATTGGCCGAAAGTGATTTTCGAACAGCTCTTGTTTCATCGTCCACCCCGTAACCAAGTGGCAACCCGCAGGATATGGTCGACCGCTTCCTGATTGTTGTGATGAAACACTGGTTGCAGATGGTTGGCCAGTTCTTCCTGTCGCTCCTGGGTAAGGGTGTTGCGACGTTCCACAAACGACAGAATCGCCCGCTGTTGCTTCAGATTCAGCGCTACCGGTGGCGGGGCGCTGTCGCTGGCGGGCCATTGGGGGGCCGTCTGCTGCTTTTCCCGAAAAATCACAATTGTGCCTGCTGCCAGATCTCCAATGCGTTTGAAATCCTGATTCATAATCATGCTGATCAGGCCTGCGATATAGCCAATGGGTAGAAAATCAACAATGCGGAGGAAGTTGCGAACAATGGAGGCCGACCAGCTCACCGGGGTACTGTCGTCGTTGACGACGGCAATGCCCATGGCTTTTTTGCCTGGAGTCTGCCCGTTATTCAATACCTCGAACAACACTGGATAGAACCACTCAAGTACAAAGGTGGATATCAGCCATAGGGCCATGCCCACTTTTCCCAGCAGTGTCAGGGCGATCAGCAGTGCGATCTGCACAGCGGTTCGAATCAGGCTGTCGATGGTAAACGCCAGACAGCGTACCAATGGTCCTGCGACCTGAATGTCCAGATCGATGTTTTCCGGTGTTTCCAGTTTCCGGTAAGTATCCAGCATGTGATTCAGTTAACTTATATTTTCCAGGCGAGCGTAATAGCGTGCAGCCATCATCGCCGCGCAAAACAGCCAAGTGGTGAGTATTGATTCAAGCGCACCCAGTATTCCCAACGTGGAGGGTAATGCGAAGGCGCTCATAATACCTTGACAGAAATAGAGCAAAATAACGAAGCAAAGCCAGATAAATACTTTGGGCTTGCGCGCCAGCAGGCCCGGTAGAAACAGCATTAACGGAATCGCATGGATAGCAATAATGGTCATGGCGTGCTCGGCCGGAAGCACGATGGCTCGCCATACCACGAACAGTACAATCAGGTTGGCCAGTGTTGCCAGGGTCATGGTGCGCGCCAGTTCGGCTTTTTTGGTCAGGGCTTCAGTCATATGTATACGGCTTCACTTCAGTTTGCTGGCCAGTTTGGCAACTCGTAAGCCCTGTGCCTGACACAGAGCGGTTTCGTGTTCATCCAGCGTTCGGCTGTTGTCTGCTCCGGCCCAATGGCTGGCACCATAAGGGGTGCCGCCGGCTTTGGTTTTGGTCAGGCCCGGTTCGCTGTAGGGTATGCCTGCGTATATCATGCCGTGATGCAACAGCGGCAGCAGCATCGAGAGCAATGTGGACTCCTGTCCGCCGTGCAAGCTACTGGTGGAGGTGAATGCGGAGGCTGGCTTGTCCACCAGGGCACCTTTCATCCACAGGGCGCTGGTGCTGTCCAGAAAGTACTTCAGTGGTGCCGCCATATTGCCAAACCGCGTGGGTGAGCCGAGAATCAGGCCATCGCAGTTCTCCAGATCGTCCATGTCGGCATAGATGTCTCCACTGACGGGAATGGCGGGCTTGCTGGCTTCCGTTTCACTGGACACCGGGGGCACGGTGCGCAATACGGCTTCGGCCCCGTGATGCTGCTCGACACCTCGGGCGATGGCTTTTGCCATGTCTCGAGTATGGCCGTTACGGCTGTAATAAAGGATCAATATACGACAGCTCACAGGATCTCCAGAACCTGTTCCGGCGGACGGCCCAGGGCGGCCTTATCGCCATTCACAACAATGGGGCGCTCAATCAGTTTTGGCGTGCTGACCATGGCTTTGATCAGCTGGTCGTCGCTCAGATCCGGGTTGTTCAGCCCCTGTTCCTTGTATTCCGCTTCTTTGGTACGCATCAATTCGCGGGGTTTCAGGCCAAGCTGCTTAAGAAGGGTTGCGATGGTTTTGGCATCCGGTGGCGTTTCCAGATACAGCACCACTTCTGGCTCAATACCTTGGTCTTTCAGTAGCTGGAGTGTTTCACGGGATTTGGAGCAGCGTGGGTTGTGATAAATTTTGGTCATGGCTGTATGGTATGCTTGTGTTTGATGATGTATATGTTGGGCTATTGTATAGGGTAATGGCCCCTTAATCACCCAATCTGAATTGAAGGAAAGAGTTTGGACGCACTGTTTGATGCCTACAAGCAATTTATAAAGTTACCCCCAGTTGCCTTTGTTGTGTACGTGGCTAAGTCCTTTCTTCACCACGGTAATGGTCGGTCTGCATTCTATTTGGCTTTTACCTCACTGTTTGCGGTGGTGCCGGTGATGACGGTGGTGTACTCCATTCTGGCGTTAATCCCCGAGTTAAAGGGGATGGAAAGCAAGATGCAGAACTTTATGTTTGAGCATTTTGTACCTGCCACCGGGTCTCAGTTGCAGGAGCACCTGCACGGATTTGCGCAGCAGGCTTCAAACCTCACCAGTATCGGCGTGATCATGCTGTTTGTGACGTCGGTGTTGATGTTGCGCAAAATCGAGAATTCCTTTAACACCATTTGGCACATAACAGAGGCCCGCAAAGGGGTGAATGGTTTTTTGCTGTACTGGGCGTTGTTAAGCCTGGGGCCGGTGATGATGGGGGGCGCGTTCGCGGTGTCGTCGTATCTGGCGTCTTTAAAGATGATATACGACATGGTGCCGTTGGCTGGCACGCAGACATTTGTGCTCAGTCTGCTGCCGATTCTGATGAGCGGTTTGGCCTTCTCGCTCGCCTATGTGGCGATTCCTAATACCCGAGTGCCGATACGGCATGGTTTGCTGGGCGGTCTGGTGGCGGCCATATTGTTTGATTTGGCACGCCGGGGTATGACGCTGTTTGTCAGCATGTTCCCCACCTACCATTTGGTGTACGGTGCGTTTGCCGCCGTGCCGATCTTTCTGATCTGGGTATTGGTGTCGTGGAATATTATGTTGCTGGGGGCTGAGATTGTGCAGGCCATGACCAGTTTTCAAGTGGATAAAAAGCGTTCCACGTCATCCCTGGGGAATTTGCTGGCGGTATTGGAGACGCTGTATCGCTTGCAGGGCAAGGGGGAGGTGATCGACGAGGTAGTGTTGCTGCAGAAAATGCCTTGGGTTTCAAACCGTGAGTGGGAGGCCTACACGGATACGCTTATCAATGTGCAGTTGATTCATCGCAATGGGGAGGGCGAAATCGCTCTGACCCGGGATCTGCACAAATACAGCTTGGCGCAGTTGTTTCGTGATTGTTTTGGCGACACCATCAAGATGGATCTGCAAAGCAATGAGGGATGGCAAGGCAGGGTGAACAAGCTCTATAAGGATGGTATGGATACCTGCCTGAGTGGTTGGGACATCCCTCTGGCTGAACTGTACGATGTCACTTCGGAATCAGTGGAGCCTAGTTCTCAATAACCTGTACGTCGAAAACTTCTACCTGTCGGGAACGCTGTTGTATTTGGCGAACATCCGCTGTGGCTGCTTCATGGTGGCCAACCGCCAGGATAGACACTTCTGAGCCGAGTTTCAGAGCGCCTGCTGGTGCCAGTATGCGTGTGGTAATGTAGTTGGATCGGCTGCGCAGCAAAATTAACAGCCCGTTGCGATCGGTGGCCTGTTCATCCTGTTTGCTGATGGTGATTTTTTTTACGTTGCCTCGTAGTCGTTCTATGCCGCATTCCGGCGCGTCCTCTCGCGATATCGCAGCCCAGCGCACCAAGCCCACCTCGAGCACTTTTTTGCCATTGATTTGGCGAATCATGGCCACCACCTGGCCTGCCTCAGGAAAGCGGGAGGGATCTCCGTTCAGCTTCACCCGAATACCCGTGGTGCTTTCATCCCGCCCATGAGACCAGGCTCGTTTTTCACTTCCGGAGTTGCGGTTTTGCAGCACATCCATCCGGCGTTGCGTGGGGTCCAGCATGGTGCAGATGTTTTCCAGCCCCCACACCAAACCGATTTGTTCATTAATATCATGACGCTCACCGCTGCGGTGAGGGTTTCTGGACCAGCATTGAGACAGACTATCCAGCAGCTCCACCGCTTGTTTTCGCTGCACATTTTGCAGACCGGTGAGGCGCAGAGATTCCCCGGATTTGATTGCGGTAAGGTGCCGATACAGAGTGTCCAGCAGGCGCGAGAGATCTAAAACCCGAGTGTCGGTAACGGTGCCTGGCAGGTTGCCAGGGATGTTTGCCGGCTGCAGGCATTCGGGCTCAACAAAATAGCATTCGCCGAGCTGGGTGATGTTCGCGGGTTCCATCAGATCCACCAGGCTGGCAAAGCGGGCGGTGTAGTCGCAAGTGCGCCACTGGTCTTCTGCGCTCATTGCATAGGGGGATGCCAACCCCATCAACAAGGATTGCTTGTACATATGGGATACGGTGCCTTGCTTACCTTCCGGGCAGGTAACGGGCTTGTCTTCCTGTTGCAGGTCGCAGGCCAGGAAGTACAGGTAATGAAATTCACGCCAGTGGGAACGCTTCAACATGCGGCCACGATTGTAGGAAAACAGGCCGTAGTAGTACTGATACAGCATGGCCATATACAACACCGTGGCAAACCCTGATGGACGCTTTTGGCGGGCCAGGGCATCTTTGATGATGTGTTTATAGGCAAAGCCCAGCTCCTGAATGAATTCCAGAAGATTATCCAGTTCGTTGGAATTGACGTCTTTCGAAAACAGGCTGCCGGTAAGCTGATTACGGTAATAGTCTAAAAAGCGCACAAACGCATAGTGGAAGGGGCTGACTATCTGCAGGCGCTTTGCGGGTGCCAGTGCAAAGCGATTGAAGGTGTGCAGGCGTCTAAACGCAAGGGTCAGGGCTGAGGGAATATCCACGTAGGGCAGGTCACGAATCTCATTACTGAGACGACGGTTGTCCGCGTCCAGCAGTAAATGCTGGGTACGTTCGGTTGTCGGAACTCTTAATGGACCATTCATCCGGTGCTGTCCTTCCTGGTGTTACTGAATCCTTCGATATCGTCGGCCGCTGTATCGACTGCGCAGTCAACCGATCTGGTGGTCAATTTTTGCACACTACAAATATCTTGGGAAGAGGGTTTTTACTGGCACTTATGTAAGCTGTCGCTGATAATTGAGTTAGTTCACTTACCTACCCATCAATCAGTGATACACAATCCACAACACAGGCTACTGTATTCATGCCTACATTTGCTTCGCTGCTCACGTCAGTCAAGGGGATTAAACCCCAGATCGTGAAAAAAGTCTGTGAAAAAAGAACATCCAGCGCCTATTACTGGGATGGTTCCGGCCCTTTGGTGGTGTGTTTGCATGGTTTTCCTGATACGGCCAACACCTTCCACTTAATGGTGCCGGCTCTAGTTGGTGCTGGGTACAGGGTGTTAGTGCCAGTGATGCCGGGCTATGAACAATCAAGTGTGGATCCTGAGGGTAACTATCATATTACTGATTTGGCTAAGAATGTGGTGGGCTGGGTGGACCACATGGGTGAAGAGTCAGCGCATCTGATTGGGCATGATTGGGGCGGAGTCACCGCTTGGCTGGCGGCTGCCATGTATCCCCATCGTTTCTTTAGCGTTACCAGTATTGCTATTCCTCCTCTAAAACACTTAGGGGCGGCCATCCTGCAATGCCCATCCCAAATACTGAAATCCTGGTATATCGGTTTCTTCCAGCTTCCGCTGATTCCTGAGCAAATTATAAAATTCAACGATGGTGTATTCGTGCGCATGTTATGGCGACGTTGGTCACCGGGGTGGGATGCGCCGGAGGCGTTGGTGCGACCAGTGTTGGATGCCTTGGATGATCCCTCGGTAACGCGGGCGATGCTGGGGTATTACCGTTGTCTGGGCCGTATCTTCCACCGTCAGCATCAGCAAGGGCGGCGAGCGCTAAAGCTGCCTTATCAGGTACCCTGCCTGATGATCAGCGGCTCCGATGATGGCTGTATGGACAGTCGCCTGTTTGAGTTGGCCATGAGTGAGAACGATTTTATGGCGGGTGCTGAACTGTATCGATTAATGGGGGCAGGGCACTTCTGTCATCTTGAGAAGCCTGCGCTGGTTCATGCTAAGTTGTTGAGTTTTCTGGAAATGCACCCTAAGGGTGCGAAAAAGCTGGCGGATGAATTAGCCAAGCAATTGGGTTAGAATGCGCCGGTTATTGATTTGGACTTCAGAGAGGAACAGGCCATGGCCGTCATTCGCCAGGACGATTTTATTCAGAGCATTGCAGACAGCCTGCAATACATTTCTTACTACCATCCCGCGGATTTCATAAAAGCCGTTAATGAAGCCTACGAGGCAGAAGAATCCCCTGCAGCCAAAGATGCCATGGCGCAGATTCTGATTAATTCCCGTATGTGCGCCGAAGGCC containing:
- a CDS encoding YihY family inner membrane protein; this translates as MDALFDAYKQFIKLPPVAFVVYVAKSFLHHGNGRSAFYLAFTSLFAVVPVMTVVYSILALIPELKGMESKMQNFMFEHFVPATGSQLQEHLHGFAQQASNLTSIGVIMLFVTSVLMLRKIENSFNTIWHITEARKGVNGFLLYWALLSLGPVMMGGAFAVSSYLASLKMIYDMVPLAGTQTFVLSLLPILMSGLAFSLAYVAIPNTRVPIRHGLLGGLVAAILFDLARRGMTLFVSMFPTYHLVYGAFAAVPIFLIWVLVSWNIMLLGAEIVQAMTSFQVDKKRSTSSLGNLLAVLETLYRLQGKGEVIDEVVLLQKMPWVSNREWEAYTDTLINVQLIHRNGEGEIALTRDLHKYSLAQLFRDCFGDTIKMDLQSNEGWQGRVNKLYKDGMDTCLSGWDIPLAELYDVTSESVEPSSQ
- a CDS encoding alpha/beta fold hydrolase translates to MPTFASLLTSVKGIKPQIVKKVCEKRTSSAYYWDGSGPLVVCLHGFPDTANTFHLMVPALVGAGYRVLVPVMPGYEQSSVDPEGNYHITDLAKNVVGWVDHMGEESAHLIGHDWGGVTAWLAAAMYPHRFFSVTSIAIPPLKHLGAAILQCPSQILKSWYIGFFQLPLIPEQIIKFNDGVFVRMLWRRWSPGWDAPEALVRPVLDALDDPSVTRAMLGYYRCLGRIFHRQHQQGRRALKLPYQVPCLMISGSDDGCMDSRLFELAMSENDFMAGAELYRLMGAGHFCHLEKPALVHAKLLSFLEMHPKGAKKLADELAKQLG
- the arsC gene encoding arsenate reductase (glutaredoxin) (This arsenate reductase requires both glutathione and glutaredoxin to convert arsenate to arsenite, after which the efflux transporter formed by ArsA and ArsB can extrude the arsenite from the cell, providing resistance.) produces the protein MTKIYHNPRCSKSRETLQLLKDQGIEPEVVLYLETPPDAKTIATLLKQLGLKPRELMRTKEAEYKEQGLNNPDLSDDQLIKAMVSTPKLIERPIVVNGDKAALGRPPEQVLEIL
- a CDS encoding DUF2069 domain-containing protein codes for the protein MTEALTKKAELARTMTLATLANLIVLFVVWRAIVLPAEHAMTIIAIHAIPLMLFLPGLLARKPKVFIWLCFVILLYFCQGIMSAFALPSTLGILGALESILTTWLFCAAMMAARYYARLENIS
- a CDS encoding RDD family protein yields the protein MLDTYRKLETPENIDLDIQVAGPLVRCLAFTIDSLIRTAVQIALLIALTLLGKVGMALWLISTFVLEWFYPVLFEVLNNGQTPGKKAMGIAVVNDDSTPVSWSASIVRNFLRIVDFLPIGYIAGLISMIMNQDFKRIGDLAAGTIVIFREKQQTAPQWPASDSAPPPVALNLKQQRAILSFVERRNTLTQERQEELANHLQPVFHHNNQEAVDHILRVATWLRGGR
- the wrbA gene encoding NAD(P)H:quinone oxidoreductase, with the protein product MSCRILILYYSRNGHTRDMAKAIARGVEQHHGAEAVLRTVPPVSSETEASKPAIPVSGDIYADMDDLENCDGLILGSPTRFGNMAAPLKYFLDSTSALWMKGALVDKPASAFTSTSSLHGGQESTLLSMLLPLLHHGMIYAGIPYSEPGLTKTKAGGTPYGASHWAGADNSRTLDEHETALCQAQGLRVAKLASKLK